AAAACTATCATACGATTTCTTCTCGATTTTTTGAATTTCACCCGACCACTCACCTTTTCAAGCCTTACTTTCTTTTCCCATGCCATTCTTTGTTCCGTTTAGCCTCAGAATCCGTTTTACCAAACAACCCTATCCTTTCCTTTCTCATTCATTATCAGAATCTCCAAGACCTTAATTCCACCGCTATTTAATAGCAATCCCTATCTGAAAATCTAAAATTAAGACCTTTTCCTATATTTGCCTTCCGAATTCTAACTCAATACGCGGAACTTTACCCAACTTATTATGCTATTTAATTCTATTGAGTTCCTGTTCTTTTTTCCAATTGTAACCCTACTCTATTTTATACTTCCTCATAAATTCCGCTGGCTTCTTCTACTTATTGCTAGTTGTGTTTTTTATGCAGCCTTTATTCCGGAATATATCCTCATTCTTTTTGCTACCATTATTATCGACTATTTTGCAGGAATTCAACTGGGCAAGAACTATTCCCAATCAAAAAAGAAAAGCATCCTTTTGATAAGCTTAATTGCTAATATCGGAATCCTGGCCATTTTCAAGTATTTTAATTTTTTTGTAGACAATTATAACCAGCTTTTTCAATTCATTGGTTTTAATAACTTTCAAAGAATACCTCATTGGGATCTGATTTTACCTATTGGCCTTTCCTTTCACACCTTCCAGGCCATGAGTTACACTATTGAGGTTTACCGCGGAAACCAACAACCAGAACGCCATTTCGGTATTTATGCCTTGTATGTTATGTTTTATCCTCAGTTGGTTGCCGGACCCATCGAAAGGCCCCAGAATGTTCTGCATCAATTCCATGAACATCATTTCTTTAATTCAACAAAATTTTGGAATGGTATACGTTTGATGCTTTGGGGTTTGTTTAAAAAAGTTGTTATTGCTGATCGTCTCTCTATTTATGTTAATCAGTTCTACCAAAATCCTGACCAATCTCCGGCATTAAATCTATTCATGGCTACCCTGTTTTTCACCATTCAAATTTATTGCGACTTTTCCGGCTACAGCGATATGGCTCTAGGAGCAGCCGAATCAATGGGTTTTAACCTGATGATAAACTTTAAAAGACCTTACCAGGCAGGAGATATTCAAGAGTTTTGGAGTCGCTGGCATGTTTCCCTTTCTACCTGGTTCAGAGATTACTTGTACATTCCTTTAGGTGGAAACAAAAAAGGTGAAATAAGAAAGTATTTCAATGTGGCGGTGGTTTTTATCCTCAGTGGATTTTGGCATGGCGCAAACTGGACCTTTATCGTTTGGGGCTTCCTCCATGCCATCGGAAATTCGATTACCATGTTTTGGAAATCTTTTAAACGACCTATCTCCATTCCTATTCTGCCTCAATTAGCTACTTTTAGTTTTGTTGCTCTGGCATGGATATTCTTTCGGGCAGATTCCCTCTCCAATGCATGGATTATTCTTTCTAAAATCGGTAACATTAATGACTATTCTTTTGAAAACCTTTTCCCAATGGTAAGTGGTATTCAATACGGCTTAAAATGGCACTTCCTGGTTTTTATTCTGATAGTATTTATGTATTTCCTCGAAAAATATACAGACGAAAGACTCTATGTTTTTAACAAAAAACCCGGGTTCGACTTAATCTTTACCATACTCATCCTAACCTTGAGCATAACCTTGGGAGTTTTTAATAACAGTTCTTTTATCTATTTCCAATTCTGATGAAACTCCCACTGAAATTAATATTCGTTTTTTCTGTAGCTTTTATCTTCAGTTCGGCATTTTATTACCGATTATTCCTTACGTCTTACTCCCCAACAAATTTTGTCAGGCCTTCCCTTTCCTTTCTAACGGAGGACAGCTCATATCACGATATTGTTATTATTGGAAATTCCAGGTCCTGGAACCACTTTAATCCCCAAATTATTGATTCTATTACTTCACAAAATTCAATTGTTATAGGACTGGATGGCTCCGATATTCCCTTTTTTCTGATGGGGGTTCGTAAATACATTCAATCACATCCAATACCAAAAACCATCGTTGTTCCAATTGATTTTACTTCCATCAATACCCAAACTATCCCTTATAACTTTTTAGAATACTACGATTTTCTCAACGATACTACCATTGCTAATACCCTAGGGAATTACTTTACCCGTTTCAGATTCAAATCTTCCTATTACTACTACCTTACTCAACTACTCCTGGTTAAGGATGATGAAAAAAAACTAAATTTCTCCCAACTGTTTTCTACTCCTTCTCTTGAGAATTCCATTCTTCCGGAAAAAGCTACCTACAAAGGCTTTTTTTCCCCTACCGACACCCTGGACCCCAATCATCTTCAAGAAATAAAGCCTTTTATCGAAGAATATGCACCGGAGTGCCAATCAACCCTTCAGGAAATAATCAACTGCTGTCAACAAAATCAAATTCAACTGATTTTTGTTCAAGCTCCTTTCTTCCACAAAACCCAATCCATCGTTTTAAATTACCGGGAAATTGAAAATCAAATATCCGAAACCGCCTTCAAAAACCAATGTCATTTTTTAGATTTTGATACCATGGCTATTGCTCAACGCACCGATTGCTTCTTTAATTTTATGCATCTTAATAGCAAAGGGGCCAACCTCTTTTCAACCACATTTGCCCGGGAATTAGTTAAAATTCAAAAATCAGGCAAGCCCAAATAGCCTCCTCCTATATTTTAATTTACCGCATCGCAATTTTTCTGACCTTTGCCAACCTATTAACCATTCATGAAGTTTCTAAAAAAGGCTCTTTTTATTATCCTGATTCCTGTCCTGGCTTTCGGCCTTTACCTTGTTGGTAATGTTCTTTTTGCCTTCATTACCGATTTTAAACCCCCTGTGTCCGAATCGCTTGAATTACGAGGAATGCCCTCTAAAAACCTACCCGATTCCGTTCTATCCCTCCTTAATTGGAATATCGGCTACTCCGGCCTCGGTCAAAAAGCCGACTTCTTCTACGACGGTGGAACAACCGTCATTAGTCCCGAAGCCGATGTAAATTCCTACTTCCAAGGAATCAAAAACACCATACTCCATGCTGACTCCATCGATTTTATTCTGCTTCAGGAAGTAGATACTCTTGCCAAACGGTCCTATAAAATCAATCAGTTAACCGAATTAGGTAACCATGCCAAAGGTTATGGCTATTCCTTCGCCACTAATTATGATGTGAAATTTGTTCCCAAACCCTTTACAGAACCTTTGGGCAAAGTAGTCGCCGGACTTATGTCTCTTACCAAATATTTCCCAAAAGAAATTACCCGTTACCAATACCCCGGCCAATTCGAATTTCCTACCTACCTCTTCTTTCTCGACCGCTGTTTTTTACTTTATCGCTACCCACTCAAAAATGGAAAAGAACTTCTTGTAATCAATACCCATAACTCGGCTTATGACAATACCGGGGAAATGAAAAAAGGGGAATTAAATATGTTGAAAAAGTTTGTTACAGAAGAATATGCTAAAGGTAATTATATCATTATCGGGGGTGACTGGAACCAATGTCCTCCTCATTTCGATCCCATGAAATTCAACCATGGCAAAACCGAAGCGCCTTACACCCCGCAAGTTCAAGACCCTTCCTTCCTTCCTTCCGATTGGCATTGGGTTGCCGATACAACCGTTCCCTCTAACCGTAATCTAATTACTGCTTACAACGCCCAAAAAACATTTACAACCGTAATCGACTATTATTTGCTTTCGCCTAACGTGGAACCTTTGGCTGTTAAAACCTTGGATATGCAATTTGCCTACTCCGATCACCAACCGGTTTATCTAAAGGTGAAACTTAAATAACTTATTGACAATGAAATCCTTCGCCGAACTTTCTCCGCTTTCTAGAGTGTGGGTCTACCAATGCGACCGCAACCTTTCCGATTCTGAAACCGAACAAATTCGCCTCCTAGCCGCCGCTTTTGTTTCCAATTGGACTGCCCATGGAGACATGTTAAACGCTTCAGCCGACGTGTTTTTCAACCGCTTCGTAGTAATTGCTGCCGATGAAAGTCAAGTAATGGCATCGGGTTGTAGCATCGATAAATCAGTGGGTTTCATCAAAGACCTGGAAAAGCACTTTAACATCAACCTGCTCGACCGCCTCAACATAGCCTACCTCGATCAGGAAGAAGTAAAAACCATCCGTATGCACCAGGTGTCTGAAGCAATCGAAAACGGCATAATCAATCCCGACACCCTCATTTTCAATAACTTAGTAAAAACTATTAACGAATTAAAAACCCTGTGGCGTATCCCATTGAAACAGTCCTGGTTGGGCGCTCAAATTCCGGGTTTAGCTTCACCTAACCTGGTTTAGACCCAAATTTCTCAATAGAAATCCTTGTTTGGCTTTCAAACTCAATAAAGATAGGGTTTTGAGGTTGATTTTTGGGTGAAAAATAGTGAACTATTCTAAAGTAGTTGGAAGCCGTAATAGAATTCTATAGCAGAAATTGGGTTAAATTTTTTGAAGAAAACAACCGCTTTCTCCTTCTCCAATCACCTGCCCCGCTTTCGCCCATAGTTTGCGGTACAAGCACATTCGAGGGTTCGGACTAAGTGCATCCGCAAAGCTATTTGGCTCTATCGGGTTTAGTTTAATTTCTTTCTTCTTTCAAACAATCTTCAGCCAAATCGGTGCAAACCCAAACCAAATCACTTGGCTGAATTCCTTATTTGTGCAAAAACAACAAGCCTGAAAATTCGGGACTAATATTCTTCCGAACCTCCTCCGGAGAAACTGTCAAAATCAAAATCTCCCATATCCTGGTTTTCATCCTCTTCACCAAAGCCTCCACCAAATTCATCTTCACCAAATTCTCCTCCCGAACTACCTTCTTCTCCCCCTTCCGTCATTCCTTCCATTCCTTCTAATCCTTCTAAATCAATTCCATCCAAGGCATTGGCATCATCAATTAATCCGGCAATATCATCTCCTTCCAAATCGGCCATATCAGGTTCCAGCATATCGTCCTCACCGGTAATTAGAATAGGCCCACCTGCAACCGGTCTGCCCCTTCGCCTTGGCATTTCACTTTCATCCAACTCCAAAGGTGGTGGTTCTAAACTAGGTTTTACAGGCCTTGGAGGTTCGCCCATTACTTTTACACAACGCGGATAAGAAGCCTTTGGATCATCGGGTAAAATTTTCACCAATTCAACAAAGAAGGTAAAATTCCGATAAGTAAACAACTTATAAATAAAGCGTTGATGCGGATCATTTACATATCCTGCCATAGCCTTATCCAATACCGGATTCGCTTTCATATCTACCTGTCCTTCCGGAACTTTGGCAATAAAATCCAATTCATGCCAGTTGTTATCACTTAAATAAAGCTCCGCTTCCGGCTCATCCAAAAAGGTAAATGCCATTTTTATTGCCTGATGGAATTCCCAAACCGAATGCGATGGTTTCACCTCAATGTCACGATACACATTGTCTTCATCTTCCAAGAGAACTCTAAACTTATAAATGGCCATTTATTTCAGGTATTGAAAGGCAAAAGTAACAGGATTCCATAAAACTCAACCAAGCTCAGAAACGAATTTGAAATAATTCATTCCTTTCCTGTAAAAATCCGGTTTTTTTGCAACCCCAAAGCGTCTTTCTCGTTTGACTTTTCCTTACTTCTATGGGGAAAATCTCTACAAAAAAACCACTTCTCGCTTCCGTCTTCTTAGCATTTCTGATGCTGTGGTTGAATTTCCCTTCCTTCTCACAACTGCTCAATTTCAAAAACTTCACCACCGACCAAGGCTTGGTTCAAACCAAAGTTAACGACGTTGTTCAAGATTCTAAAGGCTATTTATGGATTGCAACAGATGGAGGATTAAGTCGATTCGATGGAAAAAGCTTTGTAAATTTTACAGCCAAAGACGGCCTCGGTAACAACAAATGTACTCGCCTGTTTATCGATTCTAAAAACCGCCTGTGGATTGCCCATATTTACGGAATTAGCTTACTGCAAGGAAAAAAAATCCAATCCTTTTCCGACTCATCCGGAATTAAAAACCGTGAAATTCAATCCTTCCTTGAGTTCGATAACAAAATCTGGATGGGTGGAATGAACGGAATAGCGCTATTCGATCAAGGGAAATTCACGCACTTACCTATTCCTAACCACGAAAACAAACAGATTAAATCCTTGTCAGTCGATCATAAAAACCGACTCTGGATAGGTTATGGCGACAATGGCGGTATTATCTTATATTCGAATAAACATTTTCAGGATTTCGACTCTTTCGGCTTTGCAGGCACCGAACACCCTCTCACTACCATACAACAACTGCATTTCGATGGTAAAGCCATGTGGATTTTTGCCGCTGAAGGTATTTTTTCCTTTTCGGGCGATGAAATGAAACCGGTTAAACATGCCGGCATATTTCTAGGTGCAGAAAAAGTACACTTTAAATCGGATGGAAGCATTTGGATGGCCACCACCAATGGCTTGGCTCACTTAGAAAAAGGACAACTAAACTATTTCAACGAAAACAACGGACTACCCGGTTCTGAACTGAGTACCTTGCTCATTGACAGAGAAGGGAATTGCTGGGCCGGATGCCGAAAAGGATTGGTCATGCTTAGTTCCTTAGCCTTTGCTCAGTTTACCACCAATGAACCTAACAAGGTTTTTGCTCCAACTTGCATGGCTCAAACCTCCGACGGCCGCATCCTTTTTAACTCCGACCCCACCGGCTTGTTCCAATTACAAAACAACCTGCTTTCCAAAATAACCATTCCTAAACAACTCGATGAACATTTGTTTAGCTGCATTTTAGTCGATAAATACGGAAGCATTTGGCTTGGAACCGCAGACTTTAATGGAGTATATCGATTTAACCCACCTTTAGGAGTTAAGCAATTCACCGGAGATAACGGCTTGCCCGATAACAACATTCAATGCCTGGGACAGGATGCCCTGGGTCGTATTTTTGCCGGAACCAGCCGTGGTTTAGCCATGTTTGAAAACAACCAATGGAAAACGCTGGAAAATCCTGACGGAAGTTTGGTGTTTGATGTAAAAACCATGCATACTACCAAGGATGGTAAACTATGGTTAGGCACCTCCGATGGAAAAGTTTTCTCCTACCACAACAATCAATTTAAAGCATTGCCCGGACTGGAAGGAAAAATAAACTCCTCTATCACCGGAATGGCTTCTTCTGCTTCCAAACTTTTTATTGGTACCGATGGAGAAGGCTTGGTGATTTGGAATGGAAAACCAAGCTTACTAACCAAGGAACAAGGCCTTTTAACCAACGAAATTCGCTTTGTTGGATGCAATCAAGACGGAACCACCTTGTATTGTGGCACCCAAAAAGGCTTGTTGCAACTTGGGCTAGGGACGAATGGAGAAATGTCACAGCAAAAGCTTTTATCACAAAACGAAGGCTTTTTTGGTGGTGAATGCTTGTATGGAGCCTTGCTGATAACAAATGACCATCAAATTTGGTGCGGTACACCTCATGGCGTAACCCGATTTTCACCCAATATTCCTATTTATACCTCCGTTGCACCACTTGTTGATATTGTTGGTGTAGACCTTTTTTATAAAGAACCCGAATGGAAAACCTATGCAGACTCGATTTCAAATGAAACCGGATTTGGTATTAATCCACAATTTTCATACAAAGACAACTACCTTTCGTTTCGATTCACCGGCTTGCAGTTTGGTGCCCCATCCTCTGTTCGCTACCAATGGAAATTAGATGGTTTTGAAAAAGATTGGAATCGTCCTTCCACCTTTGATGAAGTAAACTACCCTAACCTTCCTCCCGGCAAGTATGTTTTTAAAGTAAGAGCGTCCTCTATCTCCGGTTTAGTAAGTCAGGAAGCGCAATTTGCTTTTACTATTAAACCACCGTTTTATCGAACGTATTGGTTTTATACTTTATCTGCCATTTTTCTGCTTGCCCTGGGTATAGGCTATATCAAATACCGTGAACAACGACTTGTTCGAGAAAAAGAAGAATTAGAAGTAGCCGTCAAGCAACGTACAGCCGAATTAGAAGAACAGAAGAATATAGTTGAACAAAAGAATGCCGATATTCTGGAAAACATCAACTATGCGAAAAACATTCAACTCGCCATTTTGCCGGGAAATGAAGAAATTTCCAGGGCTTTCCAGGAGCATTTCATCCTTTTCAAACCTCAAGACATTGTAAGTGGTGATTTTTATTGGTATTACCATCACGAAGACCTGGTTTGGGCCGCCGCGGTAGATTGCACCGGGCACGGTGTTCCGGGTGCCTTTATGTCCATGATGGGAAATGACTTGCTAAATCAGGCAATTATTGAAAAACAAATTACTGATCCGGCTCTGGTATTAGCCAATATGAACCACAGCATACGGTTGGTTTTTAGGGAACAAAACCAGGTAGTTGAAACCCAACAAGGTATGGATGTAAGTTTAATGTGTCTGAATTTAAAAACCGGCCTTGTAAAATTTGCCGGTGCCATGCGACCTATTATGGCTATAATCAATAAGGAAATAAAGGAATGGGAAGGTGATAAGGCCTCCATTGGAAGATATACCGAAGAAAACTATTCCTTTTCTACGATCGAGTTTACCATACAAAAAGGAGATGTTTTGCTTTTGTTTTCGGATGGATATTGTGACCAATTTGGCGGACCAAAAGGAAAGAAATTCCTTACCACCCGTTTCAAAAATATTTTAACCAAACACCTCCACGACAGTCTGGAAATTTTGGGAGACAGCCTCTATGATGCGTTGGATGAATGGCAAGGCGACCTCAATCAGGTAGATGATATTTTGGTTCTTGGTTTTAAATATTAAACCAAAATTCTCTATTAGAATTCGTGAGGAGGCCTTTAAATACACTAAAGGCAGGGGTTTCAGGTTAATTTTTGGGTGAAGAAACAGTGACCTCGTTTGAATTCAAAAATTGTTCTCCTTTTATTTGAAGTAGTTGGAAACCGTACTAGATTTCTAATGCAGATTTTAGGTTTTACCTTTACACCGCTGCAAGTTCCTGCCTGCTGTTTGGAAATTCAAAAAAGCCTGGCTACCGTCGGGTAGGGATTGAAACGGAAAGCCCACAGCCCCGATCCCAATCGGGGCGAGGACTTGCAGTGGAAAGCCCGACCATGAGCCTTCCACAATTCGGATTGAAAAGCCACTAGTTGTGCGAATGGGACCCGCCAAATAAAACTAAACCTGAACACCAATGATACAGATATCATCTACCTGCTCAAAATCGCCTTTCCACTTCGTGAAGGTTTCGATTAAAATGGCTTTTTGCACAGCCATTGGCTCACCTTGCATCAATTTCAGGGTTTCTTTGAATCGACCTTTGTAGAATTTTTTACCCTCCGGCCCGCCAAACTGGTCGGCATAACCATCTGAGAACAAGTAAATTCGATCGTTGCGTTGCAATTGAATCACATTGTTTTTAAACATTTGATCACCGTACAAATCCGTTGATCCAATAGGTCGACGATCTGCCTTAATCTCCGTCAATTCCTGGTCACGAATCAAAACCAGGGGATTGTATGCTCCGGCGAACTCAATTACCAGGGTTTCGGTATCAAACACACACAACGACATATCCATACCATCGCGCACTTTGCGGCCATTTTCGCTGATGTTGGCGGTATGTAAAGTTTCATTTACGTAGTTATTCAGATAATCGAGAATTTTCGAAGCAGAAAGAATTTTATTCTCTTTTACTGCCTGGTTAAGTGCATTGTGCCCCACAATACTCATGAAGGCACCGGGTACTCCATGCCCGGTACAATCTACCACCGCGAACACCACCTTCTTACCTATTTTCTCAATCCAATAAAAATCACCGCTTACAATATCCTTGGGTACATAAAGCACAAAGGCACCGGTAAAACTTTCAATAAAGGAACGATCGGGTGGCAGAATAGCTTCCTGAATGGTCTTTGCATAGTTGATACTATCCAACACCTCGTTGTTCTTCTTCTCAATAAGTTCTTTTTGACGACTAATTTGTTCGTTTTGGGAGGTAATTTTACGGTTAGCCAGGTTAATCTGAATGTAGGAAAAAATACCCGAAGCAATGATTAAACCAATGATTCCATAAAACCACCAGGTGCGGTAAAATGGAGGCTCAATGGTAAATTTAAAAGAAATAGGTTCGGCATTCCAAACCCCATCGGCATTGCATGACTTTACAAAAAACTCATAATCTCCCGGTGGCAATTCCGGATAGGTTTCTTCATTTTTGGTTGTTGGCTCTCTCCATGTTTTTTCATATCCCTTAAGGTAATATTGATACCTGATTTTTAATGGATAATAATTACTAACACCTACAAATTTAAAGGTAAGGTGGTTCTTATTGTAGGGCAACTTTACTCCTATCGGGAGATTGTTTGCACCCATACTATCCATTTCGAAAAGAGACCAATCGGCTGTATCTTTTAAAAGTTGGATATCGGTAAACATCAAATAAGGCGGTGTAGTATTTGGGATGTCGTATTCAGGCCTAAATACCACAATACCTTTGGGAGTTCCAAAATAAATATGCCCGGTTTTATCGTCAATACAAATAGACCTTGATAAACAACTTTGTCCGTTAAATCCGGACTCCAAATCGAATGACCGAACCGAAATTTTGCGTTTATCCGTTTTATCCAAATAAATACGGGCAATACCATTACCCAAACCTACCCATATTACCCCGGCTTTATCGATGGCAATACACACCACCTGATTATTGGGAAGAGCTGAATTTTCGTCGTTGTATTTATATAATTCTTTCCCATCCCAGCGGAACATTCCGTTATCGGTAGCAAAAAAGTATTCTCCGGCATCGGAACGTACAATTTGTTTTACAGGAAGCTTCAAACCCAGTTCCAACTTAGAAAATACCACCGGCAAATAATCAGGATAAGTGAAAATCTTTAAACCTTTTGCTGTTCCTACCCAAATATTCCCTTTTTCATCCTGATAAAGATCATGCACTATTTCTTCCCCAATATATTTTCTTAACCCTTCAGAAAGTCTAATACTATCCCGATCAATTTTCCAAACCCCGTTGTTGGTGGCTACCAAAACCTCATGCAAATTGGTTTCCAGCATTTTAAAGGACTTTACCTTGTAAATCCCTCGGGTTGGAGATTTGTATGGAAGTTCTTTAAAGGTTTTTCCATTGTAACGATAAATGTAGGAGCGATTACCAAACAATTGTTCCTGATCTTCCAGAACCAAAATCGAACTTACAAAAGGAATTTTTATACCGGTAATACTGTCGAAATGGTTGTTTCGAAGCACAAAACCACCTTCCGGGCTACCGGCATAGATAGTTCCGTAATGGTCTTTATACAAAGCTTCTATTTCACCATTTAGACCTTTGTGTTTATAATTTAAAAAACGACGGCTCAACAATTTTGAAATTCCATTCCGTTTACTACCAAACCACATATTTCCTTCTTTATCTTCAAAAATTCTGAAAATATCGGTTGTTACCAAACCATCGGCTTCGGTGTATCGAATGGCCTGGCGATTGATAACATAGTACAATCCATCTTCAGCGCCTAACCATACGCCACCTTGCTTATCCTTACTATAGGCAAAAAACTTAGTTTTGGTCGAATCATCCGAAAGCCCGGGAATTACTACATGTTTAAGTTCCGGAATTCCGGTAGTTGGATTTGGCAAATGATGTGAGTTGTATTCATACAATCCGGAGTAGCATAGAAACCAATATACACCGCCTCCTACTTCAAAAACGGCATTGGCTGCATTGTAAACTATTCCATTAAACCCATCAAACTTGGTAATATTGGATTTAGAATCCAGTTTAAAAATCCCTTTGGTAGTGCTAAACCATAAGTTCCCTTCCCTGTCTTCGTCAATATTCATAATGGATTTTCCATCCAACTGAGTTTTTTCAGCAAATCTTACAACCACGGTATCCTTAAGTTCCCCAACTCCATCAGCAGTTCCAAGCAAAATCCGTCCTCTCGAATCAATAAATACTTTTAAAACACCCTTGGCCGCTATACTATCCGGATCCGCAGCTCGTCCAAAGGTGCGGCCATCAATCGAAATGTTCAGCCCTTTATAGGTTCCAACAAGGTACCTTAACTTCTTGTCTTGATTAATAGAAAAAACCACATTGGAAAGCAAGCCATTCTTCTCATTAAACGAGGTAAACGACTTTCCATCAAAACGATTAAGGGCATTCGACGAACAAATCCAAATGGTATTGTCGTGGCTTTGAAAAATACCCAAAACCTGAGGTGACTTAAACCCGGTTTCTACAGTATAATTTTCAAACGCAAGAGTCTGGGCAACAGCCAATTGGGCAAATAAGGACAAAAATCCTATTACCCAAGAAATCCCAATTAGTTTTAGGATATGTGCCCAATTTGTTGATTGCATAGAAAGGCCAAAGATAAAAAACTAGGCTTTCAACGCTTTGAATTTCGTCGGAATTTTAAACCAAGTTGTTGTGAATATACCGAATAAGATTCAAAACCTGCCTGGATTGTAGCAAAACCAAGGCAAAAGATGACTTTTCGGGAGACAGATTTCAGAATATTCCAAGCTAATAAAAATACGGTTTTGGCGGGCCCCTTTCGCCCAATCCAACCTGATGCAAACTCCAATTATTTCTGCATAGGGCTTCAGGTCACGCTATCGTCTGTAGTCCCGGCAGCCCACGCCCAATTGCCCTTCTTTGCCGGGAGCTACTTGCCTCTATCGTTGCCCGAGGGTGCAATGCCCAACATTTTAACCTATTTCCAACTTTCTCAATTCGATAAATAATAAAAGCGGATAAGTACAAAACACGCTTGTTATCCCAATTTAATCAATAGGAGGATTGAAAATCTGAACTACTTGACTTAATTGGGTTTACCCCTTCCGAAGCATTTCGGGAAAAGTTTGTTTTCAATTTTCATAAGAAATTGAATTACAAACTCTTAATTCGTTTGTGCATTTCTAATGCGCAATATGGATTTATCGCTTCCATGGCTCAAAGTCAAACCACTCCTGCAATGAAAAAATGGGAAACCTAAATCAGGTTAAACGAAAAGGCAGCCAAACTATTAAGGGAACTAATACCAGCGTTTACGTTTAAAGTAAATCAACATGGATAGCACCAAAACCAACATAAATATCCAAACCAGGGCATAACCATACTTCCAGCGAAGTTCCGGCATAAAATCAAAGTTCATTCCATACACTCCTACAATAAAAGTCAATGGGATAAAGATGGTAGAAATAATGGTCAGGGTTTTCACAACCTGATTCATGGCATTGGAATTCAGCATCATATACATATCCATCAAACCGGAATTCATTTCGCGGTAGGTTTCAATACTATCACTTACCTGCACCACATGATCGTACAAATCCTTTAAATAAACCCGGGTAATATCCGAAATCAAATTAGATTCTTCCTTTTGCAATTTCAGAACAATTTCCTTCAGAGGAAGGATGCTACGGCGCAAAAAAAGCAATTCTCGTTTAAGATCATACACCATTTCCAGTGAAGACAGATTGGATGATTTCATTAGGGTTTCCTCCAAATGTTCGGTACGGTCACCAATAAGTTCTAAAACCACAATGTAATTATCCACAATTGCATCGGTAAGGGCATAAAAGAGGTAATCTATTGGCGACTTCCTAATACGGCCTTTTCCATGTCTAATCCGGTTTCGGATAGGCTCAAAAACATCCTCTTTTTTCTCTTGAAAAGTAATAAGCAAATTATCCTTCAGGTAAAAGCTAACCTGCTCAATGGTGGCTTCCTTGCTATCAGAACCAGAATAAATCATTTTCATTACCAGGAAAAGGGCATCATCGAACACATCTAGCTTTGTTCGTTGTTCTGAACTCATAGCATCAGCCAAAATAAGTGGGTGAAGGCCAAATTTCCGC
The genomic region above belongs to Bacteroidia bacterium and contains:
- a CDS encoding MBOAT family protein, which translates into the protein MLFNSIEFLFFFPIVTLLYFILPHKFRWLLLLIASCVFYAAFIPEYILILFATIIIDYFAGIQLGKNYSQSKKKSILLISLIANIGILAIFKYFNFFVDNYNQLFQFIGFNNFQRIPHWDLILPIGLSFHTFQAMSYTIEVYRGNQQPERHFGIYALYVMFYPQLVAGPIERPQNVLHQFHEHHFFNSTKFWNGIRLMLWGLFKKVVIADRLSIYVNQFYQNPDQSPALNLFMATLFFTIQIYCDFSGYSDMALGAAESMGFNLMINFKRPYQAGDIQEFWSRWHVSLSTWFRDYLYIPLGGNKKGEIRKYFNVAVVFILSGFWHGANWTFIVWGFLHAIGNSITMFWKSFKRPISIPILPQLATFSFVALAWIFFRADSLSNAWIILSKIGNINDYSFENLFPMVSGIQYGLKWHFLVFILIVFMYFLEKYTDERLYVFNKKPGFDLIFTILILTLSITLGVFNNSSFIYFQF
- a CDS encoding endonuclease/exonuclease/phosphatase family protein, with the protein product MKFLKKALFIILIPVLAFGLYLVGNVLFAFITDFKPPVSESLELRGMPSKNLPDSVLSLLNWNIGYSGLGQKADFFYDGGTTVISPEADVNSYFQGIKNTILHADSIDFILLQEVDTLAKRSYKINQLTELGNHAKGYGYSFATNYDVKFVPKPFTEPLGKVVAGLMSLTKYFPKEITRYQYPGQFEFPTYLFFLDRCFLLYRYPLKNGKELLVINTHNSAYDNTGEMKKGELNMLKKFVTEEYAKGNYIIIGGDWNQCPPHFDPMKFNHGKTEAPYTPQVQDPSFLPSDWHWVADTTVPSNRNLITAYNAQKTFTTVIDYYLLSPNVEPLAVKTLDMQFAYSDHQPVYLKVKLK
- a CDS encoding ABC transporter ATPase; the protein is MKSFAELSPLSRVWVYQCDRNLSDSETEQIRLLAAAFVSNWTAHGDMLNASADVFFNRFVVIAADESQVMASGCSIDKSVGFIKDLEKHFNINLLDRLNIAYLDQEEVKTIRMHQVSEAIENGIINPDTLIFNNLVKTINELKTLWRIPLKQSWLGAQIPGLASPNLV
- a CDS encoding plasmid pRiA4b ORF-3 family protein yields the protein MAIYKFRVLLEDEDNVYRDIEVKPSHSVWEFHQAIKMAFTFLDEPEAELYLSDNNWHELDFIAKVPEGQVDMKANPVLDKAMAGYVNDPHQRFIYKLFTYRNFTFFVELVKILPDDPKASYPRCVKVMGEPPRPVKPSLEPPPLELDESEMPRRRGRPVAGGPILITGEDDMLEPDMADLEGDDIAGLIDDANALDGIDLEGLEGMEGMTEGGEEGSSGGEFGEDEFGGGFGEEDENQDMGDFDFDSFSGGGSEEY